The nucleotide sequence CTGGGCGATCGCTTTTCCACCTTCAACATTCCCCTGGTGACGCCCGATTTAAACCAGGATAACTTCACAACCCTCACCCTGACGCGGCAAATCCAGCAGGTCGAAGCCCTATTACCAGCCAATGCTGCCCCAGTAACGATCATAGGCTCCAGTTTGGGGGGATTAACCGCCGCCTGGCTGGGGCAAAAGCATCCTCAAATTCAACGCCTGGTTCTCCTGGCTCCTGCTTTCAATTTTCTGGATCATTGGCTTCCCAAATTAGGTACAGCCCAGGTGCAGCAGTGGCAGATAACTGGATTTTTGCCCGTCTACCACTACGGCGAAAACAAGATGCAACTCCTCAACTATCACTTTGTTGAAGACGCTGCCCAATACCAGGAAGCCGATCTGCAACGCCCAATTCCCACCTTGATTTTGCACGGCAACCAGGATGAGGTAATCCCGGTTACAGCCAGTATTGAGTTTGCCAGAACTCGCACCTGGGTTACTCTACGCCAGTTTCCTGGCGACCATTCCCTGATCAATGTGCGGGATGAAATCTGGCAGGCAGTGCAGGAGTATTGTCAAATAGGGTAGGCCGTGCTGATGCAGCGATGGAAAGCCTCTGTGGAGATTGGCCGAAGTTTTCAAATGGCCTTTGCAGGCTATAGCAGGAAACAGGGGAGGCGTTGCTGCATAGCAATATGAATTGGAACGAAGTTTCAATTCATACAAGCTCTACTTCATATCCAGAATCAGCAATACCCAGGGGGCAGGGAACAGGGTATCGGGAAGAAAGGATGACGCGATCAGGTTTTAAGCATTCTAATTGGTCCTGACCTGGATGACGACTGCTATATCAGCCGATCCAGCACGCCACACTGACAATAGAAATTGATATTGACAGTCAAAATTGTCATGGTTAAAATGGCGTCATGAGCACTCTCCAACAGTTGGCAAACCACCAGCCTCACTGGTCTTTAGACGAATTTGTTGAGGTGCTAAATTCCCTGTTACCTCAGTTTCTGCCGGTTCAAAAAACACGGGGGCGAGTGCGGGAAGTCGTTACCCCTCGTTTGGTGCGCTACTACACCAGTCAAAATCTGGTGGATGAACCCCTCAAAGTTGGGCGTGAAGCCCGCTACACCTATCGCCATCTGCTGCAAATGTTATTAGTGCGACGGCTGCTGGCTGAGGGTTATGGAACCAGTGCGATTCAGCCCCTGATCAGCGGCAAGCCTGATTCAGAACTGGAGTCCCTGCTTCAGGGCGGGGCGCAACTGACGGTAGAAACCACCAATCCTGCCCTGGCTTTTCTGCAACAGGTGCAGCAACGCCAGGCCCAGGCTGCGCCGTCTCGCCCTGATTTTTATGCTCCAGCGGCATCTGCCCCAGTCCCAGGTTCTGAGGCGGTTCAAGAAGCAGACAGGCTGCCCCCAGGGATGCCCGGTGTTCCCCCAGCCCAATGGATTCGCCTGGAAATTTTGCCCGGTTTGGAAATACATGTGCGGGATGACTTTCAGTTACCCGTCAGCCCTCAGGAAGAGGCAAACCTCTTACAGCTTCTTGCCCGTCAGCTCACTCACTTTCTGACTCAACGGAGATCACCTAAATGACTCAGCCTCAACTCAACTTTATCCCCTTGCGAGCGGCTGTCTGCTCTGAAAGCAGCACCACCCTGGATCTGATTGTGCAGATTACGCCGCCTGCCCCCGAACATCAGCCCAACCGCCCACCGATTAACCTGGGTCTGGTGATTGACCGCTCTGGCTCAATGTCCAGTGCCAACAAAATTGACTATGCCCGTCAGGCGGCAAGCTATGCGGTGCAGCAACTCCAGGGGAGCGATCGCGCCAGTGTCGTCATCTTTGATGATGTCATTGAAGTGCTGGTACCCACAACGCCTGTGCTGGATAAACTCTCCATCACCCGTCGAATCGACCGGATTCAACCCCGCGGTTCGACCAATCTGCATGGAGGCTGGTTAGAGGGAGGGGTGCAGGTCAGCCATCACCTCAAGCCCTCCCAGTTAAACCGGGTGATTGTGCTGTCCGATGGTCTGGCTAATGTAGGCGAAACCAACCCGGATGTCATTTCCTCAGATGTACACGGTCTGGCTCAGCGGGGAGTCAGTACTTCCACGATGGGACTGGGGGATGACTACAACGAAGATTTGTTAGAAGCGATGGCCGCCAGTGGCGATGGCAACTACTACTACATCGAATCCCCTGACCAGTTGCCGGATATTTTTCAAACCGAGTTACAGGGGTTAATGGCCACCTGTGGGCGTAAGGTCAGCCTGGGAATTCAACCAGCCAATGGTGTTGAGCTGCTGGATGTGTTTAATGACCTGGAAAAGACACCCCATGGCAATTATCAGCTTCCAAATCTGATTATGGGAAATTCCTTTCAGGTGGTGTTACGACTGAAAGTGCCGCCCATGCAAGACTCCAAGCCGCTGTGCCAGTTTCGGTTGGCCTGGGATAGCCCTGATACCGAAGCCCGGCAGGTGTTGCGGGTGCCCTATCAACTCCCGGTTGTCAACAAAGCCACTCTGGAAGAGTTTCCCTTTAATCCGGAAGTGCAGCAGCAGGTTGCCCAGCTAATCGCAGCCCGCGCCAAACAGGAGGCAACCCGCTATGCTGATGCCGCCGATTTAGCCAGCGCCCGCCAGAGTTTAGACCAGGCTAAAATGGCGCTGGCCCAGGCACCGGCCTGTGCTTCCCTGGATTTAGAACTGGCGGCCATTGATGATCTGGCGGCAGATCTGGATGCCCAGGATCTGAGGGGTTTCCGTAAATCAGCGAAATACGAAGCTTACTTGAGATCGCGGGGGGCTTCTCAAAAAAATTACGAAGCCTACCAGCAGAAGAGACAGTCACAGCGGCGATCGCCCAAATCCGAGCGTTCCTAGAGCATCGGTTCAGAATGCCAGGGAATCGGATTTCTTGTAAGACATTCAATGAAACCTGAGTATCCGGTAGAAGAAATCCGATTTCTGTACCGGCGTTCCTGGCCCCATTGATGGGCGGGTAAATGATCGGGCAACGGTTATGGGATGTCCAGGACTGGAAACGTCAAGCAGGAATCAATTGCCGCGATCGCATCACCCATGCGTGCCTGATGGGAACCTTCCACCGTGATGTACCGTTTACCCTTCTGATTCAGCACCTGAATGAACCACTGGTGCATCTCCAGTCGAATGTGCTCACCGTCGCGGGTGCCATCCTGCACAAAGGCAAAATCAGGAGCCGTCAAAATATACAGGTCGTAGTGGCGTGCATCGGCAACCTGTTCCACCACTCTGGAATAGGTTCCGATGTATCGCCGGTGCCAGACATGGGTGGCAAGGGAATCGGTATCACAAATCAGCAACCGATTCGCCCGCATTGCCAGGTCATCCTCCCAGCCAGCCTGCCCTTTTGCAATTTGCACAAACTCATAGGTATCCCACTGTTCTGCATGAGGAGTGTAGCGTCTCCCTTCCCAGTACCATCGCCCATATTCGGGTACCCATACAGTTTGATAATACTGCGCCAGAGCCTGGGCTAAGGTCGTTGTGCCGCTGGATTCCACACCAATCACACAAATCCGTTTGGCAAAATACGCCTTGGCAGAGGGTGCTAACATCTGCCAGTGAGCTGAGAGATCCTGCCGCAATTGAGTTCCAGAAATTGGAAAGTGTTTGCGTTGGGGGTCGATCGCACGATGGGTTGCCCTCATCAAGGTTGCCCAGGCTTCCCCATAGGACTCAGAAGTAAAGACCAGATCCGGTTGTCGTCCCTGCAAAATGGTTAATGCTCGTTCTGCCCAGGGTTCAGGTGCATCAGGAATATCCTCCAGCACCTCAATCACTTCAACATCCGGATGCAGGCAGCGAATCCAATTGGCGCGGACCGTGCCGGGAATCGTCTGGGTTGGTTTGTACCCCACCAGCACCACAAGATGATCAACCGCTGCCTTTGCCTGCTGAATCAGGTAGTGATGTCCCAAATGGAATGGGTAGAACTTACCAATCGTAATGCCCAAGGTCATTCTACGGTTCAACGGACTTTAACTGTTGTTCGCGACCAATGCGTTGAAAGTTCCTCAATCCGGCTAATGCCATCAAGCCGAAGATGCCGTAGAGAATACTGGTTAAATACAAATTCCGGGAGGCATAAAGCGGGATATAAATCACATCAACCGTAATCCATAAATACCAGCTTTCGACCAGGCGACCCATGAGATAGAGATGGGCAACCAGACTCATGACCGTCGTCAGTGAATCCCAGAAGGGGGCGGCTCCCCGGATAGCTATCAGAAATGAGCGTAATGCAAATACACTGGCGATCGCGAGAATAACAGTTACAGTCAGCCATTTTCTCGACACATGTCCAACGGGTTTCTCAGTCTGGTTTTGCCCACCCCGTAGCCAGATGTAGATGGCTTGCAAACTGGTAATGAAATAAAACCCCTGTAGCCCAACTTCGGCATACAGTTTTGCCTGATAGAAGACAACCCCGTATAAGGCAGTCCCAACCAACCCAATCCACCATCCAAGCGGATTGTTCTTTGCTAATAACCAGACACTCCAGGCATAGGT is from Leptothermofonsia sichuanensis E412 and encodes:
- a CDS encoding MerR family transcriptional regulator; this translates as MSTLQQLANHQPHWSLDEFVEVLNSLLPQFLPVQKTRGRVREVVTPRLVRYYTSQNLVDEPLKVGREARYTYRHLLQMLLVRRLLAEGYGTSAIQPLISGKPDSELESLLQGGAQLTVETTNPALAFLQQVQQRQAQAAPSRPDFYAPAASAPVPGSEAVQEADRLPPGMPGVPPAQWIRLEILPGLEIHVRDDFQLPVSPQEEANLLQLLARQLTHFLTQRRSPK
- a CDS encoding vWA domain-containing protein — encoded protein: MTQPQLNFIPLRAAVCSESSTTLDLIVQITPPAPEHQPNRPPINLGLVIDRSGSMSSANKIDYARQAASYAVQQLQGSDRASVVIFDDVIEVLVPTTPVLDKLSITRRIDRIQPRGSTNLHGGWLEGGVQVSHHLKPSQLNRVIVLSDGLANVGETNPDVISSDVHGLAQRGVSTSTMGLGDDYNEDLLEAMAASGDGNYYYIESPDQLPDIFQTELQGLMATCGRKVSLGIQPANGVELLDVFNDLEKTPHGNYQLPNLIMGNSFQVVLRLKVPPMQDSKPLCQFRLAWDSPDTEARQVLRVPYQLPVVNKATLEEFPFNPEVQQQVAQLIAARAKQEATRYADAADLASARQSLDQAKMALAQAPACASLDLELAAIDDLAADLDAQDLRGFRKSAKYEAYLRSRGASQKNYEAYQQKRQSQRRSPKSERS
- the pnuC gene encoding nicotinamide riboside transporter PnuC, which encodes MLQVAWFQSTVGVVASILLLLLPFQSVIPIELSRLETVAVVTYAWSVWLLAKNNPLGWWIGLVGTALYGVVFYQAKLYAEVGLQGFYFITSLQAIYIWLRGGQNQTEKPVGHVSRKWLTVTVILAIASVFALRSFLIAIRGAAPFWDSLTTVMSLVAHLYLMGRLVESWYLWITVDVIYIPLYASRNLYLTSILYGIFGLMALAGLRNFQRIGREQQLKSVEP
- a CDS encoding AAA family ATPase: MTLGITIGKFYPFHLGHHYLIQQAKAAVDHLVVLVGYKPTQTIPGTVRANWIRCLHPDVEVIEVLEDIPDAPEPWAERALTILQGRQPDLVFTSESYGEAWATLMRATHRAIDPQRKHFPISGTQLRQDLSAHWQMLAPSAKAYFAKRICVIGVESSGTTTLAQALAQYYQTVWVPEYGRWYWEGRRYTPHAEQWDTYEFVQIAKGQAGWEDDLAMRANRLLICDTDSLATHVWHRRYIGTYSRVVEQVADARHYDLYILTAPDFAFVQDGTRDGEHIRLEMHQWFIQVLNQKGKRYITVEGSHQARMGDAIAAIDSCLTFPVLDIP
- a CDS encoding YqiA/YcfP family alpha/beta fold hydrolase; translation: MPETHHYFYLHGFASSPRSAKARDLGDRFSTFNIPLVTPDLNQDNFTTLTLTRQIQQVEALLPANAAPVTIIGSSLGGLTAAWLGQKHPQIQRLVLLAPAFNFLDHWLPKLGTAQVQQWQITGFLPVYHYGENKMQLLNYHFVEDAAQYQEADLQRPIPTLILHGNQDEVIPVTASIEFARTRTWVTLRQFPGDHSLINVRDEIWQAVQEYCQIG